A stretch of Geomonas oryzisoli DNA encodes these proteins:
- a CDS encoding ParB/RepB/Spo0J family partition protein, whose protein sequence is MVKKMGLGKGMGALLPVVEDHGKKYFSCPIEDIKPNKEQPRKTFVNEKLEELAASIKEKGIIQPLVVVKKAGHYELIAGERRWRAAQKAGLREVPVVIQDVSEETALEMALIENIQREDLNAVEEAEAYHALLERFSLSQEELAKRVGKERSTIANALRLLRLPAEIKRDVAEDRISMGHARALLTLEDVEEQKAVRDEIVKGHLSVRETEALVKRKKAGPPKKAAKPSLDPDQKDLVDRMQRHFAAKVALKRAGRGGKLEISFGDMKELTRIVELLNL, encoded by the coding sequence ATGGTTAAAAAAATGGGTCTGGGCAAGGGGATGGGGGCGCTGCTCCCGGTCGTGGAGGATCACGGCAAGAAATACTTCTCCTGCCCCATCGAAGACATAAAGCCCAACAAGGAACAGCCCCGCAAGACCTTCGTCAACGAGAAGCTCGAGGAGCTGGCCGCCTCCATCAAGGAAAAAGGGATCATCCAGCCCCTGGTGGTGGTCAAGAAGGCCGGCCATTACGAGCTGATCGCCGGCGAGCGGCGCTGGCGCGCCGCCCAGAAAGCGGGTCTGAGGGAAGTACCGGTCGTCATCCAGGACGTCTCCGAGGAGACCGCTCTGGAGATGGCGCTCATCGAGAACATCCAGCGCGAGGACCTGAACGCGGTCGAGGAGGCCGAGGCCTACCACGCGCTCCTGGAACGGTTTTCCCTGTCCCAGGAGGAGCTCGCCAAGAGGGTGGGTAAGGAGCGTTCCACCATCGCCAACGCCCTGCGTCTTTTGCGTCTTCCCGCCGAGATCAAGCGCGACGTGGCCGAGGACCGCATCTCCATGGGGCACGCCCGCGCCCTGTTGACCCTCGAGGACGTCGAGGAGCAGAAGGCGGTGCGCGACGAGATCGTCAAGGGGCACCTGTCGGTGCGCGAGACCGAGGCGCTGGTGAAGCGCAAGAAGGCGGGGCCGCCCAAGAAGGCCGCCAAGCCTTCGCTCGATCCGGACCAGAAGGACCTCGTTGACCGCATGCAGCGCCACTTCGCCGCCAAAGTCGCCCTGAAGCGGGCCGGGCGCGGCGGCAAACTGGAGATCAGTTTCGGCGACATGAAGGAGCTGACCCGCATCGTGGAGCTGTTGAACCTGTAG
- a CDS encoding ParA family protein, which produces MAKIICVANQKGGVGKTTTAVNLSASLAVAERRVLLVDMDPQGNAGSGVGADKDVLEESIYDALIDDAPASRIVLKTELPYLHLLPATSDLAGAELELVSVTDRERKLKKILTSLSDSYDYIFIDCPPSLNLLTINAMTAANSVLIPLQCEFYAMEGLSQILKTINLIQQGLNKSLSIEGILLTMFDARNNLSRQVGEEMRAHFPKETLQTVIPRNVRLSEAPSHGKPICLYDITSKGATSYMDLAKELIAREVSHG; this is translated from the coding sequence ATGGCTAAGATCATCTGTGTGGCGAATCAAAAGGGTGGGGTGGGCAAGACCACGACGGCCGTGAACCTGTCGGCCTCGCTGGCTGTGGCCGAACGCCGCGTGCTCCTGGTGGACATGGATCCGCAGGGGAACGCCGGAAGCGGCGTGGGCGCCGACAAGGACGTCCTCGAGGAAAGCATCTACGATGCCCTCATCGACGATGCACCGGCGTCGCGCATCGTGTTGAAGACGGAACTCCCCTACCTGCACCTCTTGCCGGCAACCTCCGACCTCGCCGGCGCCGAGCTGGAACTGGTGAGCGTCACCGACCGCGAGAGGAAGCTGAAGAAGATCCTGACCTCGCTCTCCGACTCCTACGACTACATCTTCATCGACTGCCCCCCTTCGCTGAACCTCCTCACCATCAACGCGATGACCGCGGCGAATTCCGTACTGATTCCGCTGCAGTGTGAGTTCTACGCCATGGAAGGGCTTTCGCAGATACTCAAAACCATCAACCTGATCCAGCAGGGGCTGAACAAGTCGCTCTCCATCGAGGGGATCCTGCTCACCATGTTTGACGCCAGGAACAACCTGTCGCGCCAGGTAGGCGAGGAGATGCGCGCCCACTTCCCCAAGGAGACCTTGCAGACCGTGATCCCGAGGAACGTGAGGCTGTCCGAGGCGCCGTCGCACGGCAAGCCGATCTGCCTGTACGACATCACCTCCAAGGGGGCGACCAGCTACATGGATCTGGCCAAGGAACTCATCGCGCGCGAGGTGTCGCATGGTTAA
- a CDS encoding cytochrome c3 family protein → MKKTLLVLSLLLAAPAAYGFECNVCHSKNPAMVKMHKALKGRNCFDCHKMGEKLMGKGIPKDKAAQIKRRETEEICFECHKKN, encoded by the coding sequence ATGAAGAAAACGCTTTTGGTCCTGTCGCTGCTGCTCGCCGCCCCCGCCGCCTATGGCTTTGAGTGCAACGTCTGTCATAGCAAGAACCCGGCGATGGTGAAGATGCACAAGGCCCTGAAAGGAAGGAACTGCTTCGACTGCCACAAGATGGGCGAGAAGCTGATGGGCAAGGGTATCCCCAAAGACAAGGCCGCCCAGATCAAGCGGCGCGAGACGGAAGAGATCTGCTTCGAGTGCCACAAAAAGAACTGA
- a CDS encoding IS3 family transposase translates to MFGFITEHRSEFGVQEMCRVLGVTRSWYYAHAAGRVTKRQREDQALLPAIKKAFHDSDKTYGAVRVVKELQKQQKYVGKNRVWRLMRENDLRVKTKRRFKVTTNSDHKRPVAPNLLQRNFSAPAPNQVWTGDITYIETAQGWLYLAVVLDLFSRRIVGWSMSDRMTDDLVVTAFANAAVKRRPGAGFIFHSDRGSQYCSKRFGTTISKAGGVQSMSGTGCCYDNAVTETFFSTLKRELVYHCSFKTRQEAQSRIFCYIEGFYNRKRLHSAIGYCSPEEFEQQELKMAA, encoded by the coding sequence ATGTGCCGAGTTCTTGGAGTGACTCGGAGTTGGTACTACGCCCATGCAGCCGGCCGGGTAACCAAGCGGCAGCGTGAAGACCAGGCACTGCTACCAGCTATCAAAAAAGCCTTTCACGACAGCGACAAGACGTACGGTGCAGTACGAGTAGTCAAAGAGCTGCAAAAGCAACAAAAGTACGTCGGAAAGAACCGCGTCTGGCGCCTGATGCGTGAAAATGATCTGCGAGTGAAGACTAAGCGGCGATTCAAAGTCACCACGAACTCGGATCACAAACGTCCTGTCGCGCCAAACCTTTTACAGCGGAATTTCTCTGCTCCAGCCCCTAATCAGGTTTGGACTGGTGACATCACGTACATCGAGACTGCCCAGGGCTGGTTGTACCTGGCAGTCGTGCTGGATCTCTTCTCCCGCCGGATCGTTGGCTGGAGCATGAGCGACCGAATGACAGACGACCTGGTTGTAACGGCTTTTGCCAATGCAGCGGTGAAGCGTCGGCCAGGAGCTGGCTTCATCTTCCACAGCGATCGCGGTTCGCAGTACTGCAGTAAGCGCTTCGGTACCACGATCAGCAAAGCTGGCGGCGTACAAAGCATGAGCGGCACCGGATGCTGCTACGACAACGCTGTGACGGAGACATTCTTCTCGACACTGAAGAGAGAATTGGTTTACCACTGCTCCTTCAAAACCCGGCAGGAGGCGCAAAGCCGGATCTTTTGCTACATCGAAGGTTTTTACAATCGCAAGAGGCTACACTCTGCCATCGGCTATTGCTCCCCAGAAGAGTTCGAGCAGCAGGAGTTGAAGATGGCAGCATAA